The genomic interval ATATATTGACCGATTAAAATCTGATTTCCCTTGGTAGGCCATCTTCCTTCTGATAAGCTCCAACCCTGAAAAATACTCAAAATATCCAAACCTTCTTTCCAAGGGTCATAACCACTCATTGCAATTTGTTTTGATTCATCCTTATATCTGGCAACAGTCCCTGTATAAGAATATGCTAAAACTTTATCTACGCCTTTTGCTTTTTTGATTGCCTCAATATCTTGTTTTTCTAATTTTGCGCCGCCAAACATAAAGCTGGTAAGAATATCTCCCTCGCTTCCCGGCATTACCATGAGCATTTCCCCGCCCATTGCCTGTAATTGCTTGTTAATGGTTGTTTTCAATCCTTCGCTTAAAGAAAGCAAGGAAATTATCAAAAACACGCCGATAACAATGCCTAAAACAGTCAAGAAACTTCTTAAGCGTCTGGTTCTTATATTTCTTAAGGCAATATGAAAATATTCTTTTAGTTCTTCCATAAAATTTTATCTGTTTGCTTATGATTGGCAACTATTTCACCGTCTTTAATATTAATTATTTCTTCACTATAGCCGGCAATATTTGGATCATGAGTAACAACAACAATGGTTTTTCCTTCTTTTTTGTGAAAATCAGTTAAAAATTTCATTATTTTTTTCCCAGTTGTTGAATCTAAATTTCCAGTAGGTTCATCAGCTATTACTAACTCCGGATCATTGGCAAAAGCTCGAGCTACAGCTACTCTTTGGCGCTCTCCGCCGGAAAGTTCAGCCGGCTGGTGATAAATTCTTTCTTTCAATTCTACGGCTGTCAAAAGCTCTTTTGCTTTCTCTATTCTTTTTTCCAAAGGCACTCCTTGAAAAACCATTGGCAAACTCACATTTTCTAAAGCATTTAGGTTTGGTAATAGATTAAACTCCTGAAAAACAAAACCAATTGTTTTCCCCCTAAGCTGAGACAGCTCATCTTCAGAAAGCAGAGATGTATCCTTGTTTTTTAAAAAAACCCTGCCATTAGTTGGAGAGTCTAAACAACCTATCATATTTAAGAGAGTAGATTTCCCAGACCCTGAAGCGCCCATTATAGTTACAAAAGAACCTGAAAAAACTTCCAGGTTTATTCCTTTGATAGCATTAAGGTCTACTTTTCCTAATTTATAAGTCTTCCAAACATTTTCTAATTTAATAATTGGTTTCTCCATTAGTGTAAAACAATGTTTTCACCTTCTTTTAAGCCGGATACAACTTCAACCATATAATCACTGCCTTGAAGCCCAATAACAACTTCCCTTTCTTCCACTGAACCATCTTTAAAAACTTCAACAATCTTTTTATCTTCTTTGTATTGGATTCCATCTTCAGGGATAATTAATACATTTTCCTTGAATGCAGTTTTAATAATTAAATCAGCAGTCATTCCGGGCTTAACCTGGTCTGGAATTTCTCCGGGATTGATAGTTGCCTTATAATAAACTACTCCATCAATAAGTTCTTGCGCTGGATCAATTGATATTACCTCTCCTTGAAAAGTCTGACTAGGAAAAGCAATTAAAGAAATATCCACAGGGTTGCCAATATCCATTTTTATTACATCTTCTTCATAAATATTTACCTCTATTTCAAATAAGACAAGCGGCAGCAAAGAAATCACAGGATCTTGCAATGATGGCTGAGCCATTTCTTTTACTTTTTTATGGAGCTTGGTAATCTGCGCGTCAGCAGGGCTTCTTAAAACAGCTTCGTAAATTTGATTTTCTAAAAGCCGGACTTTAGCTTTTGCCTGATTCACTTGAGCTTGATATAAATCAATATCTTCCTGACGAGGTTCAGCCGATAATACAGCTAAAGCGTCCTGCGCCGCTTTTAAAGCGCCTTGAGCCGAAGAAACAGTTGCCTCAGCAGTATTAATATTTGTAGTGTTGGTAATTTTAGCAGAAGAAATTGTTTGTTGAGAATTCACTGTATTAGTTAAGGCGGTACTAATATATCCCCTATGCGTATCCAAAGAACTCTTATCAGCAGCGGAAACAGGATTATGATAAAGCGGATTTTCAGATGTCTCTCTAATAACTGTTAAAGCGCTGTAAACATCCTCCAGCACTGTCTTCATTTTAGAAAGAGCGCTGTCAATGTTTTCGTTTGTAGAACTCGCTCTAGCGCTGTCAACGTATGTCTTTACCGCATTCATATTTGTTTCTATTGATTCTACTTTTCTTTTCACTCTAGTGCTTTCCTGGGTTTCCTTGCTGAAATATGTTTCTAAAACTGAATCAACAACATTAAAAGCATTATATATTTTTAAATAAGCATCATCTAAAACATTTAAGGCGTCTTCATATGCCTGATTCAAATCTTCATCTGCTTTAGCCCAAACATCATCTAAATTCTTTTGAGCGTTTTCCAGAGTGGTCTCAGCATTATCTACGGTTGTCTGGGAAACCTGAATTTCTTCCGGGCTTGAGCCGGCTAAAAGCTTGTCTAATGTTGCCTGATATAGATCTAATCCTGCTTTGGCTTCTATAAGCTGAATTTGGAGCTGACTGTCATCTATTTTTATTAAAACAGCGCCTTTATCAACTATATCGCCTTTATCAACATATATTTTTTCAATTATTCCCGTGCTTTTGAAATTAAGATTGATTTCTTCTCCCTTTTTTATCTCGCCGGTTTCAGAAATTTCTTGTGAAATATCTCCCCTTACAACTTCAGCCAAAGTAAAAGGCAATTCTGCCTCCTTAAAGAATTTCTGATAGCCGACCAAAACAACGACTATCAATATAACGGCTATAATAATGATGCTTTTTTTGCTCATATACTTTATTTTAACAAAAAATTGAATTTTTACAAGACAATTTTTCACAAAAAAAACCGCCATTTTGGAAATAAAGAAAATAGAGTTGGCCTCTATTTTCTTCTCTCTACTTTTATCTTCCTACATAAACTTTTCCTTGAATTATTTTGTTAGCCAGCCGATTATGATACATGGCTTTTCTTGCAAATAACTGTTTGCATTGAGGACATCTTAAATTTCCTTTTGTGTTATCTTCAATAATCCCATCTTTATAGCATTTTACTAAATGTCCCTGCCCTTCCTTTTTGTATCTATAAAGAAGAGTTTTGCATTTCATACAATAAACCTTTATTGTATAAGCTTGAGAATTTTTCTTTATCATTTTCAATTTACCTTTCCCTAGTCATTGGACTGCCGCATTTTGGACATTTTTGTTCATAACAAGGAATTCCTCTTTCATGAGGGACCCTATTTCCACATTTAGGGCAGATACATTCTCCGCTGGGTCCTAATCCGAAACCGCCTGGCTGACGACCTCTTCCCCTGCCTGGAGGAGCAAATTTACCTGGTCCTAATGGACCTTTTCCATTTGGCATAATTTTATTATATATTCTTTTATTAATTCTTTACTCTAAGTTTATCGAAGGGTTCGACCTTTTGCCGTGCCCCGTAGTTAAACAAAAGTTTATACTACTAGGATTTGGTTTCTAAAAAATAGAGTTGACACTGTTTTTCCACTTGACAAGGGGTGTGGGTTTGCTATATTGATAATAGAATACATACGAAAAAGCACCTTTTAAGGTTTTGTCCTTACGCGGTGCTTTTTCATTTTATATTCAAGTTTTTTACGCAAATTTTCTATAAAAACAATTTTTTCTTTAGCTGTTTTTTTTAACAAAACCGAACAAGTTTTAATATATGGACTTATCACGCATCTAAGTTTATCATTTTTGTATAAATATTTAACTAAAGAATAAAAATCTCCGTCGCTTGTAACAATTATGGCTTTGTTATATTTCTTATAATCAATCATTACCTGTAAAACCAAATCTGCGTCCACGTTACCCTTTACCTCTCCATTCTTATCAGGCAACGTCGGCTTAAAGACCAAAACATACCCGGCTTCTTGCAATGAAGAATATAAGTCTTGATTAGCTGGAATATAGCCGATAAACAAATAAGCTATAGATACTTTATATTTCTCTTTTAAATAAACTCTAAATCTTCTGTAATTCAATTTCCAGCCCAAGTTTTGAATTCCTAAATTAAGGTTTTGACTGTCAATAAACGCAAAATTGCTTTCTTGTTTTTCCATAATTTTATTTAATTTTAATTATTCCCGCGACCTTTTTATTTTTTTTAAAATCAGAGTTAACACTGTTTCCCTTAGTTATTTTATAACCTTCATATTTTTTACATTTGAAATAATATTTTTGATTGTCATCAATTTTCTTTTATCAATACTTCCAATAATAGGGTTAAATAGCGTTTTTTGTGCAGCTTTGTCATCTTCGCTTAATTCAATCCATGATTTTAAATAACACAAAATATCAACCGTCATTATTCCAAAAGTTTTATTGTCTGAATTAATACAAAATGGACGCTCAAAAATTATTAATTTATTTTTTAACTTTTTCAAAATTGTATCATAAATATCATCTAGACTTACAATATCACCATTATCGCAAAATACTGCTACTAGACATCTATCTCCTTTACAACTTGAAGGGGCAGGAATTTTGTTCGTTATTTTTCCTAATAAAAGCAAATAATTGTTTTTTGTTTTCTTTTTAAAATTGTATGAAAAAAGAAAACTATATCTAGCGTTTTTGGTAGCAACAGACATTTTTGAAAATTCATTTACAAAATTTATCCTTTCTTCTATTGTAATATTTTTATCTACCTTTTGCGAAAATAAATATCGTCCCTTAAATTCTATTTTTTCTGGCCATTTTAATTTTTTGAAATGTTTATTAGCTTCGTTCTTAAATTTACTATAATTTGCTGAATCAATAAGAATAGCTCCAAGACCAAAAAAATTCTTGTTTTTACTATGTTGTTCTATTTCATCAATAAAAATAAATTTCATAATTAAATTTATTTAAATAAATTCTTTTATTTTCCATTTTATTATCTTACTTGCAAAAAAGGCTCCTGACCCCTTTTTTTTCTTATCATCTTATTGATAATTCTAAATCTATAATGCCAGCAGTCGATGCTGTCACAGTAGTGGTTATCCTGATTCCTGAATTATAGTTCAGTCCTGCAGGTCCAGTTGAGAAAGGAACTTCAATTGTGTGAGGATTTTCCCTCATATGTATTAAACATCTCTCGCAAATAGGGTAAGTATTTACAAAAAAGAAAATGCTGGCCATAGAACCACAAATTGCATACTCTAAATTTTTCCTCATATTATCCATAATTTTATTTAATTTTAATTATTCACGCGACTTTTTTATTTTTTTTTGAAATCAGAATTGACACTGTTTTTCCTTCACTAGGAAAAATAATAGAAAATACACAAAATATCTTTCACTTAGTTGAAGAAAAGATTATTACAAAGGAAGAAGTGAAAAAAATACTGGGATTGAAAAAAAATACAGAAAGGAAAAAAATATACTATAAAACACAAGGAATTAAAAAAAGTCAAGAATTAATTTTCATATAATTCTTCATTTCTTTTCTCAACTTCTTTTTGTTCTGTACTTTCAACAAAAGATTTAATAGTTTCAAGCATTACCCTTAAATCTTTTGAAGTTTTAATATCTTTAACATTTCCGCCATTAAAATAAGCATCAACCAATTTTTGAGTAGGAGTATTTATCATATTGATTTAAAATAAAATTTATGAATTAACCGACCTTTATATATTATTTTAACAGTTCTTTGATAATATGTCTGCTAAGGATTTGTGAATTATTTGATAAATTTTTAATTGCATAGTTAAAATAATTTAAGATTTTTATCCAACTCTAACTGCTGACGATATGTTGGCCTGTCAGAATAGAATCCACCTCTTTTTTTTACACTTTCTATATCATTACTTAAAAATTCTTTTTTTGTGATATTACTTTTAGTTGGAAAGAATTGCAATGCATAGCGTTTATAGTAGCGACTTTTAGTATTATAAGCTTTTTTATTATTGAATCTTTCAATAACATCAAGGAAGTTGTCAATACATTTTTGTTTTCCAATATGTATATCGTTTATTTTAATAAAGCTATATTTAGTAACTCCCAACAAAACATCAGTAAATTGGATTAAATTTGACATTTCGTATAATTTTTCATTTTCTATTCGTTGTTTTTTTGGATTAGAATGGACGGATTCAGAATTTTTATAGCCCGATAAACTCTCAAGCCATCTTACTTTATTTTTTCTTTCATCATTATAATTTCCATGTTCGTAAAATATATGAGTTACTCGTAATGGTCTGTATAACTTTGGATCGTTTCTAAACCACCCCAATAAACTGTTTAAGCCGATTTCAAAAAATCTCAAATAAACATTCTTTTCAAAACGCCAAGAGTTATCCCAAAAATTCTTCAAATTATTTTTATTAACACCTAAAACATAAAATCTGATTTTCCCATTCTGCAACCATTCATCTGCTAATTTTAACCACCTAACTACTATCCTTACCCTATAATCATCTTTCCTAATTTGCTTAAATGTTATCTCTGAATCTTTACTGTTTTTACCCTTCGCCTTAAGAATATCATCTAAAATCTTTCTACCAAACTTGTTATTAACAAGTAAATATCCGTGGTAGAAAAAATTACTATCCTTACAGCCTGCTTCGTCTTGAAAAAGAGTAAAGTTTTCATATTCACTACTGATGTTACCAAATAAATCTTTCATAATCTTTATTTAAATATTCTTCTATACACTTTTAAAATTGCTTCGGGGATAGGAGACAATTTTGCATTTTCTTGATAAATTTTGAGTGGGGAAAATGGGGTCAACTCTATTTTTTATCAGAGCTTTTTCTAAAATTGATTGATTTAATTAAAATCCCTCAACTTCAGCCTAAATTTTGATTATTTTTTACAAATATAGCTATTTTTCTTCATCAATTTTATAGCTAGCTTCTCCACCCTCTATTCCTATTTTTGCTTTTTTGTAGGCCCATCTTGGAATCTGTGGAGTTTCTTGATTTAATTTATCTCTTTGTTCTGACAAATCCTTTAATTTATTTACTATCTCTTGTTCAGATTTAAGAATCCCATTGTAATCTATTCCATAAAAAATTCTAGTTTGATTCCTTAAAGCATTGTATTTATTTCCAGCATCTCTATGAATGGCTGATTTTTGATTAGGATTTAAGAACAAATTTACTGCTGTTAGAATAGTAACAATAATAGATATTATTCCCGCTAATATGGCATGATTATCAAATTTAGATAATGCAAAAACTCCAGCGGTAAAGGCTAAAACGGTTATTGGTATCCCAATCCATATATGGAAAGTCGTCCAAAAATGGCTAACAATAAAATGGCCTTTTGCTGAATAAAGACAATCTTCTTCGATTCTTTTTGTCTCTTTTAGTATATTATTTCGCATTTTTTTATTAAAAATTATCCTAATGATAAGAAGGAAATTTATCGGCATATACCTTATTCCACCAATAAAAAGCCTTAGCCGTCCTACCATTTTTATCAGCAGTTAAAGCGTGCTCTGCTCGCGTTAAGGCTCTTTTTAGTCGCGCAAGAGATTCTTTCTTTTTTTCTAAGCTAGAACAAGCGGTGATGTACCCAGAAATTCCCAAAGGATCCGTAATATTAGCTAATTTATTATCGTTTAATTTTTTAAAAATAATCTTTATATCGATTGGGTAAATAATGGTTTTCTCACTAGATGCATATTTTGTCACAAATATCTCAAGGTAAAACGATGAAATAGATACTGCTCTGTAAAATTTCCATGCTTTAATAAATCTAATGAGTGGCTTTAATTTTCCGTCTAACTTTTTATCATAACGTAAAACATAAGAATTATGAGCGTCAGGGCTAGATTTTCTCCAACCACCTTGTCCATTTGGAATATCATAAATATGTCTTTCAAATAAATTTTTTCTTATAAAATCTGCCGGAACCACTTCTGTTGTTTCTGATGGATCAGTCCCAAAGGGCACTACAACTGCCGGAGAGCTAATTCTAACACCGGTGTCTGGAAACCTTTTTACCAAAGCCTCTTTTAGTTTTACTAAGGTTGAGAAAGAATTATTTGTCAGACTTTTTCTTGGAATGCTTGCAAAGTAATCTACATCACTGTATGCAGCGATACTAGTTCCATTTCCAAATGATCCTGTTCTAAAAAAACGTTTTAAACCAAAATTAGTACTAATGCAAGCTTCAATTGATGCACGGTGTTTTTTTGCGCTTTCAGATTCGGTTTTAGTTGGTGTAAGTCGAGAGTGAAAAATTTTAAAACCCTCATCTATAGTTTTCGCCATAATTTTATTTCTTAATTATTTTTTCAACTTTTGTTTTTGCTTGTTTTAATAATTTTTTAGCGTTTATATTTTTAACTTCTTAAAATTAATTATCATATCTTATTTTTTTATAAAGATTATCAAAAATTTTTACAATCTCTTTATCCTCGCTCACATTTCGCAAACAATCATCTAAATCAGAGTATTTAATCGCAAAAAATTCATCAAATAATTTTTCCCCTCTATAAATATATTTTTCTTCGGGGACATAAATATTACCTTT from Candidatus Parcubacteria bacterium carries:
- a CDS encoding DUF3800 domain-containing protein — encoded protein: MKFIFIDEIEQHSKNKNFFGLGAILIDSANYSKFKNEANKHFKKLKWPEKIEFKGRYLFSQKVDKNITIEERINFVNEFSKMSVATKNARYSFLFSYNFKKKTKNNYLLLLGKITNKIPAPSSCKGDRCLVAVFCDNGDIVSLDDIYDTILKKLKNKLIIFERPFCINSDNKTFGIMTVDILCYLKSWIELSEDDKAAQKTLFNPIIGSIDKRKLMTIKNIISNVKNMKVIK
- a CDS encoding NYN domain-containing protein, with amino-acid sequence MEKQESNFAFIDSQNLNLGIQNLGWKLNYRRFRVYLKEKYKVSIAYLFIGYIPANQDLYSSLQEAGYVLVFKPTLPDKNGEVKGNVDADLVLQVMIDYKKYNKAIIVTSDGDFYSLVKYLYKNDKLRCVISPYIKTCSVLLKKTAKEKIVFIENLRKKLEYKMKKHRVRTKP
- a CDS encoding HlyD family efflux transporter periplasmic adaptor subunit, whose translation is MSKKSIIIIAVILIVVVLVGYQKFFKEAELPFTLAEVVRGDISQEISETGEIKKGEEINLNFKSTGIIEKIYVDKGDIVDKGAVLIKIDDSQLQIQLIEAKAGLDLYQATLDKLLAGSSPEEIQVSQTTVDNAETTLENAQKNLDDVWAKADEDLNQAYEDALNVLDDAYLKIYNAFNVVDSVLETYFSKETQESTRVKRKVESIETNMNAVKTYVDSARASSTNENIDSALSKMKTVLEDVYSALTVIRETSENPLYHNPVSAADKSSLDTHRGYISTALTNTVNSQQTISSAKITNTTNINTAEATVSSAQGALKAAQDALAVLSAEPRQEDIDLYQAQVNQAKAKVRLLENQIYEAVLRSPADAQITKLHKKVKEMAQPSLQDPVISLLPLVLFEIEVNIYEEDVIKMDIGNPVDISLIAFPSQTFQGEVISIDPAQELIDGVVYYKATINPGEIPDQVKPGMTADLIIKTAFKENVLIIPEDGIQYKEDKKIVEVFKDGSVEEREVVIGLQGSDYMVEVVSGLKEGENIVLH
- a CDS encoding ABC transporter ATP-binding protein; protein product: MEKPIIKLENVWKTYKLGKVDLNAIKGINLEVFSGSFVTIMGASGSGKSTLLNMIGCLDSPTNGRVFLKNKDTSLLSEDELSQLRGKTIGFVFQEFNLLPNLNALENVSLPMVFQGVPLEKRIEKAKELLTAVELKERIYHQPAELSGGERQRVAVARAFANDPELVIADEPTGNLDSTTGKKIMKFLTDFHKKEGKTIVVVTHDPNIAGYSEEIINIKDGEIVANHKQTDKILWKN
- a CDS encoding nucleotidyltransferase, which gives rise to MAKTIDEGFKIFHSRLTPTKTESESAKKHRASIEACISTNFGLKRFFRTGSFGNGTSIAAYSDVDYFASIPRKSLTNNSFSTLVKLKEALVKRFPDTGVRISSPAVVVPFGTDPSETTEVVPADFIRKNLFERHIYDIPNGQGGWRKSSPDAHNSYVLRYDKKLDGKLKPLIRFIKAWKFYRAVSISSFYLEIFVTKYASSEKTIIYPIDIKIIFKKLNDNKLANITDPLGISGYITACSSLEKKKESLARLKRALTRAEHALTADKNGRTAKAFYWWNKVYADKFPSYH
- a CDS encoding SLATT domain-containing protein; protein product: MRNNILKETKRIEEDCLYSAKGHFIVSHFWTTFHIWIGIPITVLAFTAGVFALSKFDNHAILAGIISIIVTILTAVNLFLNPNQKSAIHRDAGNKYNALRNQTRIFYGIDYNGILKSEQEIVNKLKDLSEQRDKLNQETPQIPRWAYKKAKIGIEGGEASYKIDEEK